A DNA window from Mucilaginibacter xinganensis contains the following coding sequences:
- the rpsI gene encoding 30S ribosomal protein S9 — protein MPTTNTSGRRKTAVARIYLTDGSGAITVNGKDYKEYFPTLPLQYIVTQSTEVSGSAGKFDVKANVAGGGVKGQAEAVRLAIAKAIVELDPEKKPSLRAKGLMTRDDRMVERKKPGRKKARKRFQFSKR, from the coding sequence ATGCCAACAACAAACACTTCGGGCAGAAGAAAAACAGCTGTTGCACGCATCTACTTAACAGATGGCAGCGGTGCTATTACCGTTAACGGTAAAGATTACAAAGAATACTTCCCAACATTGCCTTTACAATACATCGTTACCCAAAGCACTGAAGTTTCAGGCTCGGCCGGTAAATTTGATGTAAAAGCAAACGTTGCTGGTGGTGGTGTTAAAGGACAGGCTGAGGCCGTTCGTTTAGCTATTGCGAAAGCTATTGTTGAACTCGATCCTGAAAAGAAACCTTCACTGCGCGCTAAAGGCCTGATGACACGTGATGACCGTATGGTTGAGCGTAAAAAACCAGGACGCAAGAAAGCACGTAAGAGATTCCAATTCAGTAAACGATAA
- a CDS encoding PAS domain-containing protein encodes MPLNQKLTLFTLKYKVIDAEHSIIGYCDAELSYCYANDAHWYWFGKMPDQIVGKMSLQNLLGPFLYGTSREYIDRVLLGRLQEFECLVVLPSGEVKKVRTKYVPDIEDGIVIGFFIYSFDVRRSDILVNQNKLQPLSNENAYDHSSVDYILEAVLRALRASILTGFPGIVKLAKRYFISETKLKTEFKKAYHTTIFIYYRNLQMEVAHDYISRRLANKGQMAMKFNFSNPSNFSACYKRFLREKEQQAEEEVNSLNPQNAINPGQYVKFIEELPTAAAVVNADFVFLGASQLWYSVFKLGTCDIKGKSLFDISPDLKVMYKKVFTECLNKTVTHLEEECLEKVDGSYGWLRWDIKPWYQSKGKVGGLLIFATDISSFKINTGKAKYFNHLNAS; translated from the coding sequence GTGCCATTAAACCAAAAATTAACCCTGTTTACTTTAAAGTATAAAGTAATTGATGCTGAACATTCAATTATTGGTTATTGCGATGCGGAGCTTTCCTATTGCTATGCCAATGATGCACATTGGTACTGGTTTGGGAAGATGCCGGATCAGATAGTCGGAAAAATGTCATTACAAAACCTTCTGGGTCCTTTTCTTTATGGCACCAGCCGTGAATACATAGACAGGGTTCTGCTGGGCAGGCTGCAGGAGTTTGAGTGTCTGGTTGTATTACCCTCGGGCGAGGTGAAGAAGGTGAGAACCAAATATGTCCCGGATATAGAGGACGGCATTGTTATTGGTTTTTTTATATATAGTTTTGACGTAAGGCGATCAGATATATTAGTAAACCAAAACAAACTGCAGCCGCTAAGTAATGAAAATGCGTATGATCATTCTTCTGTTGACTACATTTTAGAGGCGGTTTTACGAGCCCTGAGGGCCAGTATATTAACCGGTTTTCCCGGGATTGTAAAGCTGGCAAAAAGATATTTTATTTCAGAAACTAAACTTAAAACTGAATTTAAGAAAGCATACCACACCACTATTTTTATTTACTATCGCAATTTGCAAATGGAGGTTGCTCACGATTATATTTCGCGGCGATTGGCCAATAAAGGGCAGATGGCGATGAAGTTTAATTTTTCAAATCCTTCTAATTTCAGTGCCTGCTATAAAAGGTTTTTAAGGGAAAAGGAACAACAGGCAGAAGAGGAGGTGAATAGTTTAAACCCACAAAATGCAATTAACCCCGGGCAATACGTGAAATTTATTGAAGAACTCCCCACCGCTGCGGCAGTAGTAAACGCAGATTTTGTATTCTTAGGTGCCAGTCAATTGTGGTATTCCGTGTTTAAACTGGGCACCTGTGATATAAAAGGGAAAAGCCTTTTTGATATTTCGCCGGATCTTAAAGTAATGTATAAGAAAGTATTTACGGAGTGTTTAAACAAAACGGTTACCCATTTGGAGGAAGAATGCCTTGAAAAAGTAGATGGCTCATACGGATGGCTGCGGTGGGACATAAAGCCATGGTACCAAAGCAAGGGTAAAGTTGGCGGGCTTTTGATCTTTGCGACAGACATTTCATCCTTTAAAATCAATACAGGCAAGGCTAAGTATTTTAATCACCTGAATGCAAGTTAG
- the rplM gene encoding 50S ribosomal protein L13, protein MNTLSYKTVSANKKTVNKQWVVVDAQGEILGRLSTKIAMIIRGKTKPDFTPNVDCGDNVIVINADKVKLTGNKFSDKRYVSYTGYPGGQRFISPKELMAKHPTRVIEKAVRGMLPKSRLGKALFGNLHVYAGAEHPHEAQNPTTI, encoded by the coding sequence GTGAATACGTTAAGTTACAAAACTGTCTCAGCCAACAAAAAAACCGTTAACAAACAATGGGTTGTTGTTGACGCACAAGGCGAGATTTTGGGGCGCTTGTCTACGAAGATCGCCATGATCATCCGTGGAAAAACCAAGCCTGATTTCACCCCGAACGTAGACTGCGGCGATAATGTTATAGTTATCAATGCAGACAAGGTAAAACTGACCGGAAACAAATTCAGCGATAAGCGGTATGTTTCTTACACTGGTTACCCAGGTGGTCAGCGTTTCATTTCTCCTAAGGAGTTAATGGCAAAGCATCCAACACGCGTAATTGAAAAAGCGGTGCGTGGTATGTTACCTAAAAGTCGTTTGGGCAAAGCATTGTTTGGCAATTTGCATGTATATGCAGGCGCTGAGCATCCTCATGAAGCACAAAACCCAACAACCATTTAA
- a CDS encoding lipocalin family protein yields MKAVCILLISFFTLFTTLPNKTVAYVDSKRFGGTWYSLYSIPTMFDKGSRETTTHYTLNKDGYYDVVTTCIKNEKGELRTVKSKIFRVDGTTDGQMKAQFIWPIKIDYWVVDLAPDYSWAVVGHPDHRFLFIMSRKPEMDKALHEQIVAKCKAMGYPVEKLVSQGFKGAE; encoded by the coding sequence ATGAAGGCTGTTTGCATTTTACTGATCAGTTTTTTTACGCTTTTTACCACTTTGCCTAATAAAACAGTGGCCTACGTAGATAGCAAACGCTTTGGCGGTACCTGGTATTCTTTATACTCAATCCCCACCATGTTTGATAAAGGCAGCAGGGAAACCACTACACATTATACCTTAAACAAGGATGGCTATTACGATGTGGTGACCACCTGCATCAAAAATGAGAAAGGCGAGCTCCGCACGGTAAAATCAAAGATCTTCCGCGTTGACGGCACTACCGACGGTCAAATGAAAGCACAGTTCATCTGGCCTATAAAAATAGACTATTGGGTGGTAGATCTCGCTCCCGACTATTCCTGGGCAGTGGTGGGGCACCCTGACCACCGGTTTTTGTTTATCATGAGCCGCAAGCCCGAAATGGATAAAGCCCTGCATGAACAGATCGTAGCCAAATGCAAGGCCATGGGCTACCCGGTAGAAAAATTGGTTTCGCAGGGGTTTAAAGGGGCGGAATAA
- the nagA gene encoding N-acetylglucosamine-6-phosphate deacetylase, with translation MITALHNLQLISDGRITAGKVVLISGRQIVAITDESAMPDGVEQIDLKGAYLAPGLIDLQIYGSGGKLFAGTPEVDALERMENDLLNQGTTGFFATIGTNTNDIVEQGIESAKIYRERCRGNFWGLHLEGPYLNPVKKGAHPANLIKKGTLAEVKRWVEQADGVIKMMTIAPELQDQEVIDYLQAQGIILSSGHSNATYAEGKAFLNKPIPAVTHLFNAMPQMHHREPGYIPAIFEERPYTSIVADGIHVDFAMVRLAKRELGDKLFLITDAVTAATEGTYQHQFTGDRYVMPDGTLSGSCLTMLKAVQNCVEKVGIELAEALNMASLYPAQLAGLPQKGKVAAGCDADMVVFDADFRVLGTVFRGEYLKK, from the coding sequence ATGATAACAGCCCTTCACAATCTTCAACTCATTTCTGATGGCCGCATTACCGCCGGCAAGGTGGTTTTAATTTCAGGCCGGCAAATTGTTGCCATTACCGATGAAAGCGCCATGCCTGATGGTGTTGAGCAGATTGACCTTAAGGGCGCATACCTTGCACCCGGCTTAATTGACCTGCAGATTTATGGCAGCGGCGGCAAACTGTTTGCGGGAACACCGGAAGTGGATGCGCTGGAACGCATGGAAAACGACCTGCTTAATCAGGGAACCACCGGCTTTTTCGCTACCATAGGCACCAATACCAATGACATTGTGGAGCAAGGGATTGAATCGGCTAAGATTTACCGCGAACGCTGTAGAGGGAATTTCTGGGGACTGCACCTGGAAGGGCCGTATCTTAACCCGGTGAAAAAAGGGGCCCATCCGGCAAACCTCATCAAAAAAGGCACCCTTGCCGAAGTGAAACGGTGGGTGGAGCAGGCTGATGGTGTTATTAAAATGATGACCATAGCCCCCGAACTGCAGGACCAGGAAGTGATTGACTATTTGCAAGCACAGGGGATCATCCTTTCTTCGGGCCATAGCAATGCTACTTACGCCGAGGGGAAGGCATTTCTTAACAAGCCCATCCCCGCGGTAACGCACCTTTTTAACGCCATGCCGCAAATGCATCACCGCGAGCCGGGCTACATTCCCGCTATTTTTGAGGAACGCCCTTACACAAGCATTGTTGCCGACGGCATCCATGTTGATTTTGCCATGGTGCGACTGGCGAAGCGCGAACTGGGCGACAAACTGTTTTTAATTACCGATGCGGTTACAGCCGCTACCGAAGGCACCTATCAGCACCAGTTTACCGGCGACCGCTACGTAATGCCGGATGGCACACTTTCAGGGTCGTGCCTTACGATGTTAAAGGCGGTGCAAAACTGCGTGGAAAAAGTGGGCATAGAACTGGCCGAAGCCCTTAACATGGCATCGTTATACCCAGCCCAGCTAGCCGGACTGCCCCAAAAAGGAAAGGTTGCTGCCGGCTGTGACGCCGACATGGTTGTTTTTGATGCTGATTTCCGGGTGCTGGGAACAGTGTTTAGAGGGGAATATTTAAAAAAATAA
- a CDS encoding lipocalin family protein, translated as MKIKNWQLALALGVGAAAIAINFTSCVSIPKGAKAVRPFNKDKYLGKWYEIARLDFKFEKNLDNVTATYSLRDDGLIKVDNRGYDYVKNKWKQSVGKANLAGDLKEGRLKVSFFGPFYAGYNVIAIDKRYQYALVAGNNLDYLWILSREKTIPEEVKKDYLEKATGLGYDTSKLVWGNQDRD; from the coding sequence ATGAAAATAAAAAACTGGCAATTGGCATTGGCCCTGGGCGTTGGAGCGGCGGCTATCGCAATTAATTTTACTTCGTGTGTCTCTATCCCCAAGGGAGCAAAAGCAGTAAGGCCTTTTAACAAAGACAAATACCTTGGGAAGTGGTATGAAATAGCCAGGCTCGACTTTAAATTTGAAAAGAACCTGGATAATGTTACAGCGACTTATTCGCTTAGGGATGACGGGTTAATTAAAGTTGATAACCGTGGCTACGATTATGTTAAAAATAAATGGAAGCAAAGCGTTGGGAAGGCAAACCTGGCAGGCGACTTAAAAGAAGGGCGGCTAAAGGTTTCGTTTTTTGGCCCTTTTTATGCAGGGTATAACGTTATCGCTATTGACAAACGATACCAATATGCGCTGGTAGCCGGCAATAATCTTGATTACTTGTGGATCCTGTCGCGCGAAAAAACTATCCCGGAGGAAGTGAAAAAAGATTACCTTGAAAAAGCGACGGGCCTTGGGTATGATACCAGTAAACTGGTTTGGGGTAATCAAGACCGCGACTAA
- the pyrH gene encoding UMP kinase — protein sequence MAYKRILLKLSGESLMGDKQYGIDNKQVLQYAQDIKAVKDKGIEIAIVVGGGNIFRGLSAEKSGMERAQADYMGMLATVINCMALQNALESIGVETRLQSAIKMEQICEPYIRRRAMHHLEVGKIVIFGAGTGNPYFTTDTAASLRAIEIKADVVLKGTRVDGIYTADPEKDPAATRYDEISFQEVYDKGLNVMDMTAITLCQENNLPIIVFDMNKPGNFMKIADGEAIGTLVK from the coding sequence ATGGCATATAAAAGGATCCTACTAAAACTTAGCGGCGAATCGCTGATGGGCGATAAGCAATACGGAATTGATAACAAGCAGGTTTTACAATATGCCCAGGACATAAAAGCGGTAAAAGACAAAGGCATTGAAATAGCCATTGTTGTTGGCGGCGGGAATATTTTCCGCGGTTTAAGTGCCGAAAAATCGGGTATGGAACGCGCCCAGGCCGATTATATGGGCATGCTGGCTACCGTAATCAACTGTATGGCCCTGCAAAATGCCCTTGAAAGCATTGGCGTTGAAACCCGGCTGCAGTCGGCCATAAAAATGGAGCAGATCTGCGAGCCTTACATCCGCCGCCGTGCCATGCACCATTTGGAAGTGGGCAAAATTGTGATCTTTGGTGCCGGCACCGGTAACCCTTATTTTACTACAGATACAGCCGCATCCCTGCGGGCTATCGAGATAAAAGCGGACGTTGTACTGAAAGGTACCCGCGTTGACGGCATCTATACCGCCGATCCGGAAAAAGACCCTGCAGCAACCCGCTACGACGAAATTTCTTTCCAGGAGGTGTATGACAAAGGCCTTAACGTGATGGACATGACCGCCATTACCCTTTGCCAGGAAAACAACCTGCCCATTATTGTATTTGATATGAACAAGCCGGGTAACTTTATGAAAATTGCCGATGGCGAAGCTATTGGTACTTTAGTGAAGTAA
- a CDS encoding DUF5686 and carboxypeptidase-like regulatory domain-containing protein, giving the protein MLLIFWICAGVLTFQAKRIIGSLTVLNGKPLKILSCLWLLLAALNVAAQQTDSVKKAGGVTQVTGQVTDAATGLPLPYISITFTGSRQGVNTDKLGNFRLSAQGNFSQVTFSHLGYLSITKTIQPAQLNELEVKLHSSQTQLKEVAITSAKRQRYRNKGNPAVSLIQQIINHKDENRMESSDYLQYDQYERIGLSFFNLSQKFINGSFFSKYKFMLDTTLKINGQAQTSLPVYFSEKLSQNYYRKEPSKTIQVLNAQKQINIIKFVDTAGLDVYLNRLYGDNLDIYSNNIFIITNQFLSPIANHAPDFYKFFITDTIKTATGKLVEVSFTPRNKGDLLFEGKLLVTMDGRYAVQACELNVNKQININFMRSLKIRLDFGQYPGGRYYLNKSDVTADFGLSKTKGLGVIGERTVFYTNYKLNAPQSAQFYEGKSLQIAPNVNQNDTAYWASHRTDTLSGQQAQVYSKISRLEQMASFKRTMWLASTFTGGYATFGGLQVGPIGRFFSFNSQEGLRLQLGGRTTPQFNPSVYLEGYGAVGTKDKLAKYNLITYFSLNKTPPYRFPNDYIRVSYLYDVDVPGHSFVINNRQAALSSFHTGKTDYWLYSRIFRVSYVKDFENHFSYNLTFRNWNQQAAGTLVYQFNDANNTVVHNLTTTEADLHLRYAPHEQILQGTQERHTIYSKYPIFDVDINHGFTGIMNGSYAYTNIGANIYKRFYFSQLGYADVTLMGGYLSGKVPFPLLNISTANQSIAYDPDAYNRMNYLEFVSDHYVGLNITQAFNGFFLNKIPLVEHLKWREYLSLKILYGGLRNENNPLYSANLYKFPAAANGATGTYALGSTPYIEAGAGIGNIFKILRVDVIKRFNYLNHPGTSPYGIKFSFSPDF; this is encoded by the coding sequence TTGCTACTCATTTTTTGGATCTGTGCGGGCGTATTAACTTTTCAGGCGAAAAGGATTATCGGGTCGCTGACTGTTTTAAACGGAAAGCCACTAAAAATATTAAGCTGCCTTTGGCTATTGCTGGCGGCATTAAACGTTGCTGCGCAGCAAACCGACAGTGTTAAAAAGGCCGGCGGCGTTACACAGGTTACCGGCCAGGTTACAGATGCAGCAACCGGTCTGCCGCTGCCTTATATCAGTATAACCTTTACCGGTAGCCGCCAAGGCGTCAATACCGATAAGCTGGGCAATTTTAGGCTAAGTGCACAGGGCAATTTCAGCCAGGTAACCTTTTCGCATCTCGGTTACCTAAGCATTACAAAAACCATCCAGCCCGCGCAACTGAATGAGCTGGAGGTTAAACTGCACAGCAGCCAAACCCAGTTAAAAGAAGTTGCCATAACATCGGCCAAAAGGCAGCGCTACCGCAACAAGGGCAACCCTGCGGTTTCGCTCATCCAGCAGATCATCAACCATAAGGATGAAAACCGAATGGAAAGCTCAGACTACCTGCAATACGATCAGTATGAGCGCATCGGGTTAAGCTTTTTTAACCTGTCGCAAAAGTTCATCAATGGCAGCTTTTTCAGCAAATATAAATTCATGCTGGATACCACGCTGAAGATTAACGGGCAGGCACAAACCTCGCTCCCCGTTTATTTCAGCGAAAAGCTTTCGCAAAACTATTACCGCAAAGAGCCTTCAAAAACTATCCAGGTGCTGAATGCTCAAAAGCAGATCAACATCATCAAATTTGTAGATACCGCCGGGCTGGACGTTTACCTTAACCGGCTCTATGGCGACAACCTCGATATCTACTCCAACAATATTTTCATCATCACCAACCAGTTCCTGAGCCCCATAGCCAACCACGCGCCTGATTTTTATAAGTTTTTTATTACCGACACCATAAAAACCGCCACCGGCAAACTGGTTGAAGTAAGCTTTACCCCCCGCAACAAAGGCGACCTTTTGTTTGAGGGAAAACTGCTGGTTACCATGGATGGCCGCTACGCCGTACAAGCCTGTGAGCTGAATGTAAATAAGCAGATCAACATTAACTTTATGCGCAGCCTAAAGATCAGGCTTGATTTTGGGCAGTATCCAGGCGGGCGCTATTACCTTAATAAAAGTGATGTAACTGCTGATTTTGGCCTCTCAAAAACTAAAGGGCTGGGTGTTATTGGTGAGCGAACTGTATTTTACACCAATTACAAGCTAAACGCGCCGCAGTCTGCCCAGTTTTACGAGGGCAAAAGCCTGCAGATTGCACCAAACGTTAACCAGAATGATACTGCCTACTGGGCCAGCCACCGTACCGACACACTTAGCGGACAGCAGGCACAAGTTTATTCAAAGATCAGCCGACTGGAGCAAATGGCGTCGTTTAAGCGCACCATGTGGTTAGCCTCCACCTTTACCGGCGGATACGCCACCTTTGGCGGGCTGCAGGTTGGGCCTATTGGCCGGTTCTTCTCGTTTAACAGTCAGGAGGGTCTCCGTTTACAGCTGGGCGGCCGTACCACACCTCAATTTAACCCCTCCGTTTACCTGGAAGGGTACGGTGCTGTGGGCACTAAAGACAAGCTGGCAAAGTATAATCTTATTACCTACTTTTCATTAAATAAAACGCCTCCTTACCGTTTTCCAAATGATTATATCAGGGTAAGTTACCTGTACGACGTTGATGTACCGGGGCACAGTTTTGTGATCAACAACCGGCAGGCTGCACTATCTTCGTTCCATACCGGCAAAACGGATTACTGGCTTTACAGCCGCATTTTCAGGGTAAGTTATGTAAAGGATTTTGAAAATCATTTTTCATATAACCTTACTTTCCGCAACTGGAACCAGCAGGCCGCAGGCACCCTTGTTTACCAGTTTAACGATGCAAATAACACCGTTGTACACAACTTAACCACCACCGAGGCCGACCTGCATTTACGATACGCCCCGCACGAGCAAATTTTACAGGGTACCCAGGAGCGCCACACCATATACAGCAAATATCCCATTTTTGATGTTGATATTAACCATGGCTTTACCGGCATAATGAACGGCAGCTACGCCTATACAAATATCGGTGCAAATATTTACAAGCGTTTTTACTTTTCGCAGCTGGGTTATGCCGATGTAACGCTGATGGGCGGTTACCTGAGCGGCAAGGTGCCGTTCCCGCTGCTTAATATTAGCACGGCCAACCAGTCTATCGCTTATGATCCGGATGCTTACAACCGAATGAACTACCTGGAGTTTGTGAGCGATCATTACGTAGGATTAAACATTACTCAGGCATTCAACGGTTTTTTCCTGAATAAGATCCCCCTGGTAGAGCATCTGAAATGGCGCGAATATCTTTCGCTTAAAATTCTATACGGCGGCTTACGAAATGAGAATAATCCTTTATACTCCGCAAACCTGTATAAGTTCCCGGCAGCAGCCAACGGCGCCACCGGCACCTATGCCCTCGGCAGTACACCTTACATTGAGGCAGGCGCAGGCATTGGTAACATCTTTAAAATATTACGGGTTGATGTGATCAAAAGGTTTAACTACCTCAACCATCCAGGCACTTCGCCTTATGGCATCAAGTTTAGCTTTAGCCCTGACTTTTAG
- the tsf gene encoding translation elongation factor Ts: protein MSTVQISAADVNKLRQQTGAGMMDCKKALTETNGDFEAAIDFLRKKGAKVAASRQDRESNEGVVIARSSADGKFGVIIELNCETDFVAKNAEFIAFANLIANTAVEAKPASIEALYDLTIDVDSTTAKIGDVIIDKTGKIGEKIGVSKYAVVEGEKVVAYIHGNFRLGVLVGLSAAVAGADEAGKDVAMQIAAMNPIAIDKDGIDSTTIERELEIAKDQIRAEGKPEEMVEKISLGKLNKFYKDSTLLNQEFVKDPSKNVAQFLSTVEKGLTVTAFKRVALGA, encoded by the coding sequence ATGTCTACAGTACAAATATCTGCAGCCGACGTAAACAAACTGCGCCAGCAAACTGGTGCCGGTATGATGGATTGCAAAAAAGCTTTAACTGAAACCAATGGCGACTTTGAAGCTGCTATTGATTTTTTAAGAAAAAAAGGTGCTAAAGTTGCGGCAAGCCGCCAGGACCGTGAAAGCAATGAAGGTGTAGTTATTGCACGTTCATCTGCCGATGGCAAGTTCGGTGTAATTATCGAGCTTAACTGCGAAACTGACTTTGTGGCTAAAAACGCTGAGTTTATTGCTTTTGCCAACCTGATAGCTAATACAGCTGTTGAAGCCAAGCCGGCTTCTATCGAAGCACTTTACGATTTGACTATTGATGTTGACAGCACCACCGCTAAAATTGGTGACGTTATTATTGACAAAACCGGTAAAATTGGCGAAAAAATTGGTGTATCTAAATACGCAGTTGTTGAAGGCGAAAAAGTTGTTGCTTACATCCACGGTAACTTCCGTTTAGGTGTATTGGTAGGCTTAAGCGCTGCTGTTGCCGGTGCTGATGAAGCAGGTAAAGACGTTGCCATGCAAATTGCAGCGATGAACCCGATTGCTATTGATAAAGACGGTATTGATTCAACCACTATTGAGCGCGAGCTTGAGATTGCGAAAGATCAGATCCGTGCAGAAGGCAAACCTGAAGAAATGGTTGAAAAGATCTCTTTAGGCAAGCTGAATAAATTCTACAAAGACTCAACCTTATTAAACCAGGAGTTTGTTAAGGATCCTTCTAAAAACGTTGCCCAGTTTTTGAGCACCGTTGAAAAAGGCCTAACCGTTACCGCCTTTAAGCGGGTTGCATTAGGAGCTTAA
- a CDS encoding response regulator, whose protein sequence is MIIAFDDDAAIRKSYQETLSKMGVDIKVVECATKGEVRKALKDPNIMSQVKVLIFDLSVSKEEAESLNFDILDDIKENYKKYPIPIFIHSAFAHTVEGYDDLGTLFKIDKSHNSLENIVNKIFLFYESGFLDIFSPNGFIESEMFVQIHKAFIDQFRGDEISLIIESIKSANNENFKQRTRSVFERIAIRSLYQNLLSAKKTEASNKIEEIQINAVEHYYRRKSDFSVWTGDIFKEKGSKNSLIVITPRCDINNGNNGGKYLVCNIDPLAERNISDLSKDTKTVYNYINDNPQNTGHKYRFLIPTPSFHGGKIDLTSYSTIEENSLLGEDSNYEYCISLSDELTNDVVRKYASYMLRSGISQSDITEALYYAKVEGEKTIKVA, encoded by the coding sequence ATGATTATTGCTTTCGATGATGATGCTGCCATCAGAAAATCTTATCAGGAGACCCTTAGTAAAATGGGTGTCGATATAAAAGTTGTTGAGTGCGCGACTAAGGGGGAAGTTAGGAAAGCCCTAAAAGACCCTAATATTATGAGTCAAGTTAAAGTCCTAATTTTCGACTTATCGGTTTCGAAAGAAGAAGCCGAATCTCTTAATTTTGACATTTTAGACGATATAAAGGAAAATTATAAAAAATATCCAATTCCTATTTTTATTCATAGTGCTTTTGCACATACAGTTGAAGGTTATGATGATTTAGGAACACTTTTTAAAATTGATAAAAGCCATAATTCTTTAGAAAATATTGTTAACAAGATTTTTTTATTTTATGAATCTGGATTTTTAGACATATTCTCACCGAATGGATTTATAGAAAGCGAAATGTTTGTTCAAATTCATAAAGCATTTATTGATCAGTTTAGAGGTGACGAAATAAGTCTAATCATTGAGTCTATAAAAAGTGCTAATAATGAGAATTTTAAACAAAGAACGCGATCTGTCTTTGAAAGAATAGCTATTCGCTCTTTGTATCAAAATCTATTATCTGCAAAAAAAACAGAGGCGTCTAATAAAATTGAAGAAATACAAATCAATGCCGTAGAACATTATTACAGACGAAAGAGTGACTTTTCCGTTTGGACAGGGGATATTTTTAAGGAAAAGGGAAGTAAAAACAGCCTAATTGTAATCACTCCACGATGCGATATCAACAATGGTAATAACGGCGGTAAATATTTGGTTTGCAACATTGATCCCTTGGCAGAAAGAAACATCAGCGATCTAAGTAAAGACACTAAGACTGTTTATAATTATATTAATGATAATCCGCAGAATACAGGGCATAAATATAGATTTTTAATTCCTACGCCTTCTTTTCATGGCGGCAAAATCGATCTAACAAGTTATTCAACCATCGAGGAGAATTCTTTATTAGGTGAAGACTCCAACTATGAATATTGTATTTCATTAAGTGATGAATTAACTAATGACGTAGTTAGAAAATATGCATCTTATATGTTAAGGTCAGGTATTTCGCAATCTGATATCACAGAGGCATTATACTACGCTAAAGTTGAAGGTGAAAAAACTATAAAAGTGGCTTGA
- the rpsB gene encoding 30S ribosomal protein S2, with translation MARTTYQDLLDAGVHFGHLTRKWDPKMSQYIFMERNGIHIIDLNKTLTKVEEAAAAIKQIVKSGRKVLFVATKKQAKDIVAEYAKTVNMPFITERWLGGMLTNFATVRKSIKKMSNIDKLTKDGTYSNLSKKERLMIQRERIKLETLLGGIADLNRLPAALFLIDVKKEHIAVSEALKLNIPTFAMVDTNSDPSNIDFPIPANDDATKSISLITGIIIQAIVEGLDERKREKEDEAEKEAAVAKAKADAPEAIVDRSGAAEGKRTRKVAVEADAAVEDATPTAESTEE, from the coding sequence ATGGCAAGAACAACATATCAGGATTTACTGGATGCAGGTGTACACTTTGGTCACCTTACCCGCAAATGGGATCCGAAAATGTCACAGTACATTTTCATGGAGCGTAACGGTATCCACATCATCGATTTAAATAAAACCTTAACTAAGGTTGAAGAAGCTGCTGCAGCTATAAAACAGATTGTAAAATCAGGACGTAAAGTATTATTCGTAGCGACAAAGAAACAAGCGAAAGATATTGTTGCTGAGTACGCAAAAACAGTGAACATGCCTTTCATAACCGAACGTTGGTTAGGTGGTATGTTAACCAACTTTGCTACGGTTCGCAAGTCGATCAAAAAGATGTCAAACATCGATAAATTGACTAAAGACGGTACTTACAGCAACCTTTCTAAAAAAGAAAGACTGATGATACAGCGTGAGCGTATTAAATTAGAAACTTTGTTAGGTGGTATTGCGGACTTAAACCGTTTACCTGCTGCATTGTTCCTGATTGACGTTAAGAAAGAACACATCGCGGTTTCAGAAGCGTTAAAGTTGAACATCCCTACATTTGCTATGGTTGATACCAACTCTGATCCTTCAAACATCGACTTCCCTATCCCTGCGAATGATGACGCTACCAAATCAATCTCATTAATTACCGGTATTATTATACAGGCAATTGTTGAAGGTTTGGACGAGCGCAAACGCGAGAAAGAAGACGAAGCTGAAAAAGAAGCAGCCGTTGCGAAAGCAAAAGCTGATGCTCCGGAAGCTATTGTTGACCGCTCTGGCGCTGCCGAAGGCAAAAGAACCCGCAAAGTAGCTGTTGAAGCTGATGCTGCGGTTGAAGATGCTACCCCGACTGCTGAATCAACAGAAGAATAA
- a CDS encoding DUF4287 domain-containing protein produces MCLKHDFALGHGHAMAIYALLKGIKNDDSN; encoded by the coding sequence ATTTGCCTTAAGCATGATTTTGCGCTCGGACACGGCCACGCAATGGCAATTTATGCTTTGTTAAAAGGCATAAAGAACGACGACAGTAATTAA